One window of Dysidea avara chromosome 11, odDysAvar1.4, whole genome shotgun sequence genomic DNA carries:
- the LOC136238009 gene encoding uncharacterized protein isoform X2 — protein sequence MSKEASGKAGSAGVGFPNLLGLNALQLLPLLNNQSLGNQLTFNLNGGGSVASRQAESPVPRATATYKYNVKIFNPASSAAESPKFIVRQLHNFQEKFVDLAAVKTKIITTFCTDVHSVSEISAVGYFEGKQKRWLCDDIDVQMMYKVFTGANCEIQLWCERSVVKESTGNNNNKRVPSKRDRHEEEVSDIFEDLKMKHKEMELPKLRLWARMIANGVHESTEEPPNVPMITDAAKAMAQAFTGSPSTSQHVAVHNSSVAACTTAATQPTVTTSTATSVAAISPSRLADVRMKHYEQLRYLHKMFDDGILSEEEFLEQKGKIMDSLRLL from the exons ATGTCGAAAGAAGCCAGTGGTAAAGCAGGGAGTGCGGGAGTTGGATTCCCAAATCTTCTGGGTTTAAATGCGCTTCAACTGTTGCCACTCCTAAATAACCAGAGCCTCGGAAACCAGCTGACCTTCAATTTAAATGGTGGTGGTTCAGTAGCTTCACGTCAAGCCGAGAGTCCTGTGCCTAGAGCAACAGCTACGTACAAGTATAATGTGAAGATTTTTAATCCAGCCTCTTCAGCAGCTGAGTCTCCAAAATTCATAGTTCGTCAACTACATAATTTTCAAGAGAAATTTGTCGATTTAGCTGCGGTAAAGACGAAGATAATTACGACATTCTGTACAGATGTACATTCTGTCAGCGAAATCAGTGCAGTTGGCTATTTCGAAGGAAAGCAGAAGCGATGGTTATGCGATGATATTGACGTACAAATGATGTACAAAGTGTTTACTGGTGCTAATTGTGAGATACAGTTGTGGTGTGAAAGGTCGGTGGTTAAGGAGTCAACaggtaacaataataacaaacgTGTACCATCTAAGAGAGATCGACATGAAGAGGAAGTGAGCGATATTTTTGAAGATTTGAAGATGAAGCACAAGGAAATGGAACTGCCAAAACTGAGGTTATGGGCAAGAATGATTGCTAATGGTGTCCACGAGTCAACAGAGGAGCCACCTAATGTACCAATGATCACAG ACGCTGCTAAAGCAATGGCACAGGCATTCACAGGATCGCCTTCAACATCACAGCATGTTGCTGTACATAATTCATCTGTTGCGGCATGTACCACAGCTGCCACTCAACCAACAGTGACCACTTCCACCGCCACATCTGTAGCCGCAATTTCCCCATCTCGATTGGCAGATGTCAGAATGAAGCACTATGAGCAATTACGGTATTTACACAAGATGTTTGATGATGGTATTCTAAGTGAGGAAGAATTCCTAGAGCAGAAAGGGAAGATTATGGACTCATTGAGGTTATTGTAG
- the LOC136238009 gene encoding uncharacterized protein isoform X1, translating into MSKEASGKAGSAGVGFPNLLGLNALQLLPLLNNQSLGNQLTFNLNGGGSVASRQAESPVPRATATYKYNVKIFNPASSAAESPKFIVRQLHNFQEKFVDLAAVKTKIITTFCTDVHSVSEISAVGYFEGKQKRWLCDDIDVQMMYKVFTGANCEIQLWCERSVVKESTGNNNNKRVPSKRDRHEEEVSDIFEDLKMKHKEMELPKLRLWARMIANGVHESTEEPPNVPMITVDAAKAMAQAFTGSPSTSQHVAVHNSSVAACTTAATQPTVTTSTATSVAAISPSRLADVRMKHYEQLRYLHKMFDDGILSEEEFLEQKGKIMDSLRLL; encoded by the exons ATGTCGAAAGAAGCCAGTGGTAAAGCAGGGAGTGCGGGAGTTGGATTCCCAAATCTTCTGGGTTTAAATGCGCTTCAACTGTTGCCACTCCTAAATAACCAGAGCCTCGGAAACCAGCTGACCTTCAATTTAAATGGTGGTGGTTCAGTAGCTTCACGTCAAGCCGAGAGTCCTGTGCCTAGAGCAACAGCTACGTACAAGTATAATGTGAAGATTTTTAATCCAGCCTCTTCAGCAGCTGAGTCTCCAAAATTCATAGTTCGTCAACTACATAATTTTCAAGAGAAATTTGTCGATTTAGCTGCGGTAAAGACGAAGATAATTACGACATTCTGTACAGATGTACATTCTGTCAGCGAAATCAGTGCAGTTGGCTATTTCGAAGGAAAGCAGAAGCGATGGTTATGCGATGATATTGACGTACAAATGATGTACAAAGTGTTTACTGGTGCTAATTGTGAGATACAGTTGTGGTGTGAAAGGTCGGTGGTTAAGGAGTCAACaggtaacaataataacaaacgTGTACCATCTAAGAGAGATCGACATGAAGAGGAAGTGAGCGATATTTTTGAAGATTTGAAGATGAAGCACAAGGAAATGGAACTGCCAAAACTGAGGTTATGGGCAAGAATGATTGCTAATGGTGTCCACGAGTCAACAGAGGAGCCACCTAATGTACCAATGATCACAG TAGACGCTGCTAAAGCAATGGCACAGGCATTCACAGGATCGCCTTCAACATCACAGCATGTTGCTGTACATAATTCATCTGTTGCGGCATGTACCACAGCTGCCACTCAACCAACAGTGACCACTTCCACCGCCACATCTGTAGCCGCAATTTCCCCATCTCGATTGGCAGATGTCAGAATGAAGCACTATGAGCAATTACGGTATTTACACAAGATGTTTGATGATGGTATTCTAAGTGAGGAAGAATTCCTAGAGCAGAAAGGGAAGATTATGGACTCATTGAGGTTATTGTAG
- the LOC136237851 gene encoding tyrosine-protein kinase Fer-like, with amino-acid sequence MTGGNFLHFLRKLGINQTPYQLTKFSLDAALGMEYLTSQNCIHQYLAAKNCFVDDNYKTLKISDFFDSFIVNLFNECCWNPYCKLIPTKWTAPEALGYCKFTSASDVWSYGVLLFEIFSCGSSPYPGMSNAQAREAVEQEHRMEPPEGTPNEVYDEVMWPCWYHEPEDRLTFSEIVTTLTAITSKMSINS; translated from the exons ATGACTGGTGGAAATTTCTTGCACTTCTTGCGTAAACTAGGCATCAACCAAACTCCATACCAACTTACCAAGTTTTCACTTGATGCTGCCCTGGGAATGGAATATCTTACATCACAGAACTGTATCCACCAATATTTGGCAGCCAAAAATTGTTTTGTAGATGACAACTACAAAACGCTGAAAATTTCTGACTTTTTTGACTCTTTCATAGTAAACCTGTTTAATGAGTGCTGTTGGAATCCTTACTGCAAACTAATACCTACCAAGTGGACTGCTCCTGAA GCACTTGGTTATTGCAAGTTTACCAGTGCCAGTGATGTGTGGAGTTATGGAGTGTTGTTATTTGAGATTTTCTCATGTGGATCATCTCCTTATCCCGGGATGAGTAATGCT CAAGCTCGGGAAGCTGTGGAGCAAGAACACAGGATGGAGCCACCTGAGGGTACCCCCAATGAAGTGTACGATGAAGTAATGTGGCCCTGTTGGTACCACGAACCTGAGGACAGGCTAACATTCAGTGAAATAGTCACTACCCTTACTGCGATCACCTCCAAGATGTCTATAAATAGCTAG